Part of the Halorhabdus utahensis DSM 12940 genome, GTCGAACGGTGTGTCGGCTGGCTCGTCATCCGGTGTGAGGTAGCCAGCCGCGAAGGCCGTATACACCGTGCCGCCGTCGAGACTGACGTCGAAGTCGGCGGCGACGTCGCCGTCGTTAGTATCGGTATCGCCACGGATCTCGACCGTGTAGTCACCGGCTCCGACAGTCGTGTAGCCAGATCCCCCGAACGGCACGCCGTCGAACAGCACGACGTCGCCACCCGCTGCTGTCACGTCGACAGCGGGCGCATCCGGGGAGGCATGAACGACCCTGAGGCGCGCCTCGTCGTCAGCAACGTCGGAGTTGTCGTCCTCCAGCACGAGCGGGGCGAACGGTTCGTCCGCATCCTCGCCGATCTCCCCTGTCGCAGCGACGGTGTAGTCAGTGTCCTCGGCAACGGTGACCGCCCCCGAGAAGACTTCGGTATCGGGGGAGCCAGCGGGCGTGATCGTCACGTCGTGTTCCTGAGCCGGGACCGACAGGTACGTGCTGACTGCCCCGAAGGGCACATCCCCAAGTGCGACGTCGCCGTTGAGGTAGACGTCGACGTTCGGCGCGTTCGGGGACAGGTGTGCGACGCGAAGTCGTCCCTCGGCTGGCGCAGGTTCCGGGGCGGCTCCCCGACCACTGGGCGTGGTGACGAGAAGGTTGAAAGGCGTCGCGGCTGGCTCGTCGTCGGGGGTGAGATAGCCCCCCGCGAAGGCCGTGTAGCTCTGTCCGCCCTCGAGAGTGACATCGAATTCAGCAGCGATGTCGCCGTCATTCCCGTCAGTATCGCCACGGATTTCGACGGTGTACTCGCCGGCATCGACGGTCGTGGTTCCGCCTGCGCCGAACGGGACACCGTCAAACAGCACAACGTCACCGTCGCCAGCAGTCACGTCGACGGCGGGTGCGTCCGGGGACGCGTGAACGACCGTGAGACGAGCCTCATCGTCGGCAACGTCGGAGGTGTCGTCTTCGAGTAGTAGCGGTGCGAACGGCTCGTCGGCGTCGTCGCCGACTTCACCCGTGGCGGCGACGGTGTAGGCGGTGTCGGCCGCGACGGTTACAGACCCGTTGAAGACTTCGGTGTCCGGCGACCCAGTCGGTGTGATCGTCACCGTATGCTCTGTAGCAGGCACAGAGAGATACTGGCTGACCGCCCCAAAGGGAACATCTTCGAGTGCGACTTCGTCGTTGAGGTAGACGTCGACATTGGGCGCGTTTGGCGACATATGTGCGACGCGAAGTTGCCCGTCGCCCGGCTCGGGTTCCGGGGCGGCACCGCGGCCACTGGGTGTGGTCACGAGGAGGTCGAAGGGCGTCATTGCGGGTTCGTCGTCGGGCGTGAGATAGCCCGCTGCGAACGCGGTGTACGTTTCGCCGCCTTCGAGCGTGACGTCGAAGTCGGCAGCGACATCGCCATCGTTTTCGTCCGTATCGCCACGGATCTCGACGGTGTACTCGCCAGCGCCGACGGTCGTGTATCCGGACCCACCGAAGGACACACCGTCGAACAGCACGACGTCGCCGCCCGCAGCGGTTACGTCGACTGCGGGGGCGTCCGGCGACGCATGCACGACTCTGAGTCGTGCTTCGTCATCGCCGACTTCAGACGTATCGTCCTCCAGTACGAGCGGTGCGAACGGTTCGTCGGCGTCGTCGCCGACCTCGCCCGTCGCGGCGACAGTATAGTCCGTCTCGGCTGCGACGGTCACGGAGCCGCTGAACACTTCCGTGTCCGGCGAGCCCGCCGGCGTGATCGTGACTGTATGATCCTGGGCGGGGACCGAGAGGTACTGGCTGACTGCGCCGAACGGGACGTCCTCGAGGACGGCTTCCCCGTTGAGGTAGATGTCGACGTTCGGCGCGTTCGGCGACATGTGGGCGACACGGAGTCGTCCCTCTCCCGGATCGGACGCCGTCATGTCCGGATCGGATTCGGTCATCCCCGAATCCGTCTCCGTTGGCTCGGGGCCGGCATCGGTCATTGCGTCGTCCATCGTCGTCTCGTCGTCCCCGTCGCTACAACCGGCGAGACCGACCGTCGTTGCCGCGCCCATGCTCAACAGGAGTCGTCGTCGTGTCTGCGTTCGATCCGTCATGTGCGTCTCTGTCTGAGACTGACAGTACATTAACAATTTTCGTGATTTAGGCTCAATTTCGTCGAGAATCTCTCGAAATTCCGTTCGGTGGAGCCTCTCTGTGCCGAATTACTTTCGGGAGATTTGAGTCCAAGTTACCAAAATCCCTATTTCGCTGGTTCGGGTACATCGAGTAATGAGGACAACGCACCGTCGGGCAACCACCGCCCTCTCAGGCGGAACAGCTCTGTGTTACCGCAATGTCGGGCGATCTGTGGGTGTGCGACCGGTGGATTATTCTATCGTGGCGTCGAACCAACGGGCGTATGGAGGCGGTGCTCTGGCAGACGCTCGCAGGGACGCGCGGCGGCCCGAACAGAGTCCGTATCCTCAGCGCGCTCGACGACCGGCCACGGAACGCAAACCGCCTCGCCGACGATCTCGACCTGGCCTACAACACGATCAGGCATCATCTCGACGTCCTGGAGGACAACGATATCGTCACGAGTGCCGACGAGAGCTATGGGACGGTTTATCTGCCGAGCGAGCGAGCGCGACGACACTGGGAGACGATCGAGGACATCATTTCGCAGGTGGAACAATGAACCAACGACAGAGACACGGGAGCATGGCATGGCGACCGGGCGGAGGTGACAGATGACGCTCGTACTCGACGTCGCACGGCTGGCAGCGGTGACAAACATCATCCTGTTGAGCGCGCTGATCGCCGTGTGGGGCCAACTGTACCGCGAGATCAGATCCACGTTTACGCTCGGGTCGATCGTCTTCGCCGTGTTCTTGCTCGCCGAAAACGTTCTGGCGCTGTGGTATTACTTCAATCCGACGCCGGGATTGCCACCGTTCGCCGTCGAGATCATGATGGTCCTTCAGGTGCTGGAAGCCCTCGCCATCGCGACGCTGCTGTATATCACCTGGCAGTAAGTTCGAGCGGTCGGCGTCTCTCAGCCGGCAGTGCGTTCGGAAACACCTTTTACCCGTCCCGAACAGGAGTAAGATATGATATCCCTTGACGAGGCTGTGACGGCCCGTCTGGAAACCCACGGCGAGCGCTTCGAGGTACTGGTCGATCCCGACGCGGCCCTGTCGATGAAGCGTGACGACTTCGACGGTGATCTCGAGGACGTCATCGCCGCCGAGGACGTCTTCGAGAACGCCTCGCGCGGTGACCGCCCGCCGGAGAACGCCCTCGAAGAGGTTTTCGGGACGACCGAACCCTTAGAGATCATTCCAGAGGTCATCCAGGACGGGGAGATCCAGATCACCGCCGACCAGCGCCGGGAGATGCAGGAGCGCAAACACCGCGAACTCGTCCAGCGCATCACCCGGAATGCGGTCAATCCCCAGATGGACGACGCGCCCCATCCCCCGGACCGGATCGAGTCGGCCCTGGAGGAAGCTGGATTCCAGATCGATCCAATGGAACCCGTCGAAACCCAGGTCGACGATGCACTCGATGCACTCAGACCGGTGATCCCCATTCGGTTCGACGAGGTGACTGTCGCGGTTCAGCTCCCCCCTGATTACGCGGGGAGCGGGCAGGCGAAGATCCGGGAGTTCGGCGATCTTGAGAGCGAGGAATGGCAAAGCGACGGCTCCTGGGTCGGCGTGTTGACGTTCCCAGCCGGACTCCAAAACGACTTTTTCGAACTCGCAAACGAGGTTTCCAGTGGTGAAGCCGAAACTCGCATCATCAAGGACGAAGACGACATCAAAACCCGGTAGCTATCTCTCGATTCGAGTTTCTGGCTTGCTCGATTCGATACCACCGCCCTCGAAAACGACAGAGCGATGAATTCCATCTTCCTCGATCGATATCGACGGTCCGAGTACACCGGTAGCAACCGGTGTCTGCCGTGTACGCTGGTCAACACTATCATCGCGGTCGTGATCGCCAATACGGCGTTCATCTGTCTGCTGCGTCTGAACTACCGTCCGGCTCACGCAGCCATCGCCGCGGTTGCGATGCTCGGGATTGCAGCCATCCAGATCTGGCTTCGCGGCTACCTGATTCCGGGGACGCCACGGCTCACCAGACGGTACTTTCCTCCGTGGGTGCTCCGTGCGTTCGGCAAAGAGCCGTTTGTGATCGACGGCGGGCGCGCCGAAAGTGATCTCGATGTCGAACACCACCTCGAGGCGGCGAACGCGGTTACATCCGCGGATACCGCTGCGAACATCGAACTCACGGACAGTTTCGCGGAGGCGTGGCGAAGCGCGATCGAAGACATCGCCTCCGTTGATTCGGCTGTCCGGGACGTCTTTGACGTCGACGGCGTGGTACAGGTGGACGATACCGACCGCTCTGTCAGGGTCTCACTCGATTCCCGTCCGTTCGGTCGGTGGGTCTCGCGGGCCGCGTTGCTCGCCGATCTCGGCGCTGGCCGGGTGTTCGCCGACCAGTATGACGCCTGGCCGGAAGCCTCGACGGCCGAGCGCGGGCAGCTCCTCGGCGGGTTGCGCCGACACATCGCGATCTGTCCCATGTGTGCGGCCGAGACAACGTTCGATGCGGCGACGGTGACTGGCTGTTGTGGGGACGTCCGGGTTGGGATTGTCTCATGTGGGGATTGTGGCGTCCGGCTGTACGAAGTCCCGCTCGAGGGCGGGCCGACGACGGAAGGCTGGTCCTGATCTGTCCAGCCACAGCGCGTACTGTCGATTTGTACTCGGTCGTGGCAGTGTCTGTCAACTCTCCGTGATCCGGTCTGCTTTGAGACCGTCGAGTCAAATCGTTCGTAACTTCATAAGGCTTATGCGCGCGTTGGCAGTTTCCATGCCTAATGAGCGTTCGGAGGGTTCCCGTCGCATGAGTGTATTAGACGAGTATGTCTCTGAGGATTCATCAGCCAGTCGTGCCGCCGAATGGCTCTTCACGTGGGGCCATGGGTTGCTCATCGCCGGCCTGTTTGGCTTCATGTTCTGGGTCCGGGCCAGAACGTGGAACCGATTCGTCGTTGACGGAAAGATTCTGCTCAGTGGCAACGACGCGTGGTATCATCTGCGCCAGATCTCGTATACTGTCTCGAACTGGCCGTCGACGATGCCGTTTGACCCCTGGACGGAGTTCCCAACCGGCACGTTCGTCGGCCAGTTCGGGACGATCATGGATCAACTGATCGCCACGGCCGCACTCATCGTCGGCCTGGGGAGTCCGAGCGAAGAGCTGATTCGGCTCGTCACGCTGTTCTCGCCGGTTGTCTTCGGCTCGGCTATTATCGTGCCGACGTACTATCTCGGCAAGCGGATGGGTGGTCGCCTCGGTGGCATCATCGCCGCAATCGTCCTCGCGCTGTCATCCGGCGTCCTCCTCCAGCGGAGTCTCGTTGGGATTGCCGACCACCAGGTCGCCGAAGCCCTGTTTCAGGCGGTCGCAGTGCTCGGCATCGTGATTGCCGTTCGCGTTGCACAGGAAGAGAAGCCAGTGTATGAACTGTTCGCCGAGCGAAACTGGGGGGCGCTTCGGCGTCCGCTGGGGTGGGGCGCGGTGGGTGGCGTCGGACTGGCGCTGTATCTGTGGCTCTGGCCGCCGGCGATCCTCTTGATCGGGGTTCTTGGCGTGTACGTCACGATCCAACTCCCCATCGTCTACCTCCGGGGCGAAAGTCCCGAACACGTCGGGATCGTTACGGCGACGATTTTCGCTGTGGCTGGCGTCCTCTCGTTACTCTCTATTCAAGCGGTCAATTTCAACATGGTCCAACTTTCGCTGGCCCAGCCCGGACTCTCCTTTGCGGGAGCTGCGTGGTCGCTCGGGCTGGCCTGGCTCGCGCGTGAGTGGGATCGTCGTGAGCTGTCGGCCTGGCAGTATCCGGCAACGGTTTTCGGTGGGCTTGGTGTGGGAGTCGTCCTGTTCGTCCTCGTCTTGCCGGACCTCTTCTGGTACTTCTTCGATCAGATTCTCCGGTTCGTCGGTTTCGCGTTCAATCCACACTCGGATTCAGCCGGCACTGTCGCTGAGGTCACGCCATTACCAGGGGGTATCGATTCACTCTTGCGGTATTACGGCGCTGTTCCACTCATTGCCGGTGCAGGCGTCGGTATTTCTGTCATCCACCAGTATTTCAGCGACGAACTCAAACCGGAGTTGCTGTTCGTCGGGGTGTGGTTTGTGTTCATGCTTGCTGCCACACTCACGCAAAGTCGGTTTGCCGTTTACTTCCCCGTTCCTGCCGCGACACTGAGCGCGCTGGTGGTCACATGGCTGTTCCAGCGGCTTCGATCGGTCTCCGAAAGTAGTGACCTCGAAACGTATCAGGTGCTGACCATACTTGGCGTCGTTACCGGACTCGTCTTGCCGATGGTTCTCGCCTCCCCAACCGTGCTGGAAACGTCAGGCCAAAACAATCCCGGAGGCGTTGCCGGTTGGGAGAGCAGTCTCGACTGGATGAACGAGAACACGCCCGCCGTTGGCAACTACGGTGGGGCCGGCAACGCAGACGAGCTTGACTTCTATGGCACGTACGAGCGCACTGATGACTTCGAGTATCCGGACGGTGCCTACGGCGTGATCTCGTGGTGGGACTACGGCCACTGGATCACGCAGGAAGCTGAGCGGATCCCGGTCGCGAATCCGTTCCAGGGCAATGCCGAGGAGGCTGCGGCGTTCCTCATGGCAACGAACGAATCCCAGGCCGGTGACGCATTGGAAATCGTGAGTGAAAACGAGTCAGATGCAACGACGCAATACGCGATGGTCGACTGGAAAATGGCCACGGCCAACGGAGGCTTCCAATCCTATCGCTGGGGGAAGTTCGGTGCCCCATCGGCGTTCTTGGATAACGTCTCGGCGTCGACGTATTACCGAGTGATCAGAGGGCAGGCACAAGCTGGCGATAGTCGTCCCTCTGTCCTCCAGCAGTGGTATACTGTTCAGAAACAGGCCTTCTACGAGTCGATGGCTGTCAGGCTCTATCGCTACCACGGCAGTGCCGCGTCGACGACTGACGTCCCGGGCATCAACACGAGAGGTCGGATTCCAGTCGTCGACTGGGAGCAAACACAGCTTCTCAACCGAAGAACCGGTGAGACGGAACTGGCAAACGTACCAGCGAGAAACCAGAACGGAACGGCCCAGGCACTCCGATGGTTCAACAGCCGTGAGGAAGCCGAGGCCTACGTTGCTGAGGACGGGACGGCCCAGATTGGCGGCCTCGGCAAGATACCGAGCGAACCCGTCTCCGCACTCAAGCACTATCGCCTGGTACAGGTGAGCGAGCAGAATCAGGGGTCCGTTGTTGCAAGCCAGCCGGGCTTGGGCCTGCTCGTCCAACGGAACCTACAGAATGAGCAGGTGCAGTACCAGACCGGTGTGAATTGGCGAACCCTGCTGAGTGGAACCCTTTCGGAGCCCTACAGCGCCTGGACGAAGACCTTCGAGCGCGTCCCCGGCGCGACCGTCGAAGGAACCGGTCCGGCCAACACGAACGTCACGGCGTCCGTCGAGATGGAGATGCCAAACGCCAACAAGACGTTCACCTACCGCCAGCACGCCGAGACCGGCGAGGACGGCGAGTTCACGATGACGCTGCCGTACTCGACGACGGACTACGACGCGGTGAGCACCGAGGACGGGTACACGAACGTCAGCGTGCGGGCGAACGGCTCCTACGAGTTCGCCACGTCGCCGACACTGGAGACGACCAACGAGACGATGACCCAGTACGTCTACAACGACACCGCCGAAGTGTCCGAGGAGCAGGTCATCGGGACCGACGACTCGGTGGTCGAGGCCGACTTGACGAAATCCGTCATGCTCGAACGGGATATCAACACGACGGCGAGTGATTCGACGAACGAAACGGGCCAGAACACGACAGATGGGTCCGACACGGGCGGGACGGACGACGGCTCGACGAACGAGACCGGGGAGGACACATCTGGCTCGCTGGCACCGGTCGTCGCCAGTGACTCCTCGACCGTTCGACCCGTCACCACTGGAACCTAAACCGTGTCCGCTCCCGAACAATCCCGGCCTGCGTCGACTGACGTTCGCGCCTGGTTAGTGATCTATCTCAAGGGCGTCGCGATGGGGGCAGCCGACTCGGTTCCGGGCGTCTCCGGCGGGACGATCGCCTTCATCACTGGCATTTACGAGCGGCTGATCAGCGCCATCGCCACGCTCGATCCCCGTGCGGCCAGACACCTCCTGCGGATCCACCGGACGAGTGGCCGCCAGGCGCTGGTTCGCCGGCTGCTTGCGATGGATGTGCCGTTTCTGATCGTCCTCGGCTCGGGCGTCATGACGGCGCTCGTGCTCGTCTCGCGGGTAATGCACGCCGCGTTGAACGGAGCCCGTGCACTCACCTTCGCCTTTTTCTTCGGGTTGATCGCTGCCTCGGCGGTGGTGCTCTACGAAAACGTTTCCTTCGGGACGATCGGCCGGATCGGGGCTGCTGTAGCCGGCTTTGGCCTGGCGTTTCTGGTCTCGGGCGTGACCGCTGGCGCGACCCAGTCCCACGCGCTGCCGATCCTGTTCGTCACGGGGGCGATCATGATCACCGCGATGATTCTGCCCGGTATCTCAGGTGCCTTCATGCTATTGTTGCTCGGGCAGTACGATCATCTGACGACCGTCCTCAAACGCTTCGTCGACAGTCTGCTCGGGTTAGTCACAGGGGACGCCTCCTTCGGCCTCGTGGTCGATCTGGGAACGACGGTCGTCGTCGTCGGCATCGGCGCGATGGTCGGCCTGCTCTCGTTCGCACGGGTCATCCGATGGGCGCTGGCGAACTACCGGGCAGCCACGCTCACCTTCCTCGTCAGCCTCATGGTTGGGGCCCTACGACTCCCCGTCGAAGAAGTCCTGGATAACACCGCTGCCTGGGGGCCGACGACCACGGGTCTGACGGTGCTTGCGGCGGGTGTCGGGGCCGGGGCGGTCCTCGTCCTCGATCACTACACCGGGTCGCTTTCGTATTGACGGGCGCTGTTGGCCCGAACCGGGAGTCGGTAGCGTTTTGCCCCCGCTGGGCCTGACAGAGCGTATGCGCGTTCTCAACTATCTCGAACTCGAACGCTATCTCGGTCCGAGCGGCATTCGCACCGCCGCCTCCCAGCAGCGCGCCGCGCTCGAAACGACGGATGTCGACGTGGTGACGTCACCGTGGGACGGGCGAAATCCGGCGACAGCGGCCGCAACGAATCTCGGCAACGGGTCGCTGTGGGCTGATTTTGACGTTGTCCATGCCAACCTCATCGGTCCTGGTACGATCGCCGTCGCGAAGCACGCCAGGCGTCACGATATCCCGCTGATCTTGCACGCTCACGTCACCCGTGAGGACTTCCAGGAGAGCTTTCGGGGGTCGAACCTGGTTTCGAAGCCGCTTGGTTGGTATCTCCGGTGGTTTTACTCCCAGGCCGACCTCGTGCTCTGTCCCAGTGAGTACACGCGCCGCGTCCTCGAATCGTACCCCGTCTCGGCCCCTATCCGGCCGATGACAAACGGCGTCGACCTGGCGAGTCTGGAAGGGTACGGGAAGTTCCGGGCCTCCGCCAGAGAGAAACACGACCTCGACGGCGTCGTCGTCTTCGCCGTCGGGCAGGTTTTCGAGCGCAAAGGATTGAGCACGTTCTGTCGAGTTGCCCAGCAGACCCCCTACGATTTCGCGTGGTTCGGGCCATACAGTACGAGTCCGCTGGCATCGAAGACGGTGAAGCGCTGGACAGAGGACCCGCCGGAGAACGTCACGTTCACTGGCTGGGTCGACGACATTCGGGAGGCCTACGGTGCGGGCGACATCTATCTGTTCCCCACGAAGACCGAGAACCAGGGGATCGCCGTCCTCGAAGCCATGGCCGCCGAGAAGGCAGTGGTTATCCGGGACATCCCGGTCTTCGAGGAGTTCTTCACCGACGGCGAGGACTGTCTGAAAGCCGAGACGGACGCCGAGTTCCGCGAGGCGGTCGAACGCCTCGCCGAGGATCCCGAACTCCGGGAGCGCCTGGGGGAGAACGCCCGTGAGACGGCCGAGGAACACAGTCTCGATCGCGTCGGCGAGGAACTCGTCTCGGTCTACGAGGCACTCCTCGATGGACGCGATCCGATCGAAGACTGATCATCGCTTTCCCCGTGGCGTGTCCCTGTTGGGTCCGTCTGATTCCAACAGTACTACTAACTACACCCGCACAGACAGGGGTACGCATGGATCGATATTCGGACGGCCGGCCGGGAACTCGACGGACAGGAGCGTGGAAGCATGGTCGCTGAGGCGGGGTATTTCGCGATCGAGATGCTGGTGGTCGCTTTCGCCGGCGGCGCGATCGGGGCCGCCATCGGCGGGATGGCGGCGCTTTCGCTCTCGGGGCTGGCACTCGTCGTCGGCGAGGTCGCCAATGCTGCCAGCGGGGCCGCAACCGGCAGCCCCGCCGCGTTCGAACTCACGTCGCTGGTCGGCTACGGGCCGGCGCTCGGCCCGCACGTCGCCTTCGCCGGCGGCGTCGCGGCCGCGGCATATCTCGGCAGACACGAGGAGTCCGACTCGTTCCCCTATCACCGGGCGAAAGACATCTTCACACCGAACGGCGCACAGGTCGATGCGCTGCTCGCTGGCGGGGCCTTTGGCGTGATCGGCTACTGGCTGGCTGCACTCGCGCGGACGTTCACGTTGCCGGTCGATCCGGTCATGGCGAGCGTCGTCGTCTCGGGGCTGTTGGCACGTATCGCCTTCGGGTATCCGCTCGTCGGTTCGATTCGGGACGGGCTTCTCGACATGTCGCCCTACGAGCGTCGCGAGATACGGACCGCACTCGAGGGCCACGAGGACGATGAGGGCACCCGGCTGGCGGTCGAGCCGTGGGCCCCACAGCAACACCGGTGGCTCCAGACGGTACTCCTGGGGCTGGTGGTTGGGATTTTCGCTGCTTACGTGACGTACGTTACCCAGCGCTATTACCTCGCGTTCGGTATCACACTGGTCTTGCTCGGCCTTTCCGTCGCGGGCGTCGATCGCCTACCGATCCTCCACCATATCGCGTTTCCGGCCAGTATCGTCGCGTTGTCGATGCCAGGGTTCGGGATCGAAGTCGCGCTCGGCCTCGGTGCCGGGTTCGGCCTCGCCAGCGCACTGCTCGCTGAATTCGGTGGCCGCGTTCTCTACGCGCACGCCGACACGCACGTCGATCCGCCTGCGATCGCCATCGTGGTGACGACTCTCGCGATCGGTGTCCTCACGACCGCTGGTATCTTCGAACAGGGACTCATTCCAGCGATCTAGGTGGCGGACACTGTCGTCTTCATTCTTCGACGGGATTGTACGCCCCGTTGATGTCCCACTCGTGGAGACAGTGCGGGCTACCGGGTTGGCCGTCGTCGCGCCCGGTCCAGACGCCCCGATCGTCGTCCCAGACTTCCAGGCGTCCACACCGCTCGCATTCACGTTCGTTCGGGGGGACGATTTGAATCATAGACGGATCGAGGGGACCCGCCACCAAGAATGTCTCGGGTCCCCGAGGCGGTCACAGCTCGACGCTGCCCGGGATCAGGCTACAGGATCGACGCAACTGTCCGGTGTCGTCGTACACCAGTAGGGTTTGCTTCTCGAAGCGTATCCGTTCGTCCCCGACGACGAGTTCGATCCGATAGCGGTCGTCGGTGGCTTCGGCGGCATCGACGACACGTTTGACGTCCGCGATGTCGGCCTCGAGCTCGCAGATGAACGCGCCCGTGAGACGGTCTGCGATGCTCAATACGCCGGTTTCCTGTTCGCGCTTTCGAAACGCCACGTCGACTGCGTCCCCCTCGAGTGTCGCCCCATCGTCGTCTGTCAGTCGGTCACGAAGCGGGGCAGCGGCCCCGCTGTGGGTGATCCGAAGCGTCGGGACGTCGGGGGCGTCGGGTTTCTCGCCGGCCCGGACGGCAGTCAGGCTGAAGTGTTCGCGCTTCATCCGGTA contains:
- a CDS encoding DUF4397 domain-containing protein, which gives rise to MTDRTQTRRRLLLSMGAATTVGLAGCSDGDDETTMDDAMTDAGPEPTETDSGMTESDPDMTASDPGEGRLRVAHMSPNAPNVDIYLNGEAVLEDVPFGAVSQYLSVPAQDHTVTITPAGSPDTEVFSGSVTVAAETDYTVAATGEVGDDADEPFAPLVLEDDTSEVGDDEARLRVVHASPDAPAVDVTAAGGDVVLFDGVSFGGSGYTTVGAGEYTVEIRGDTDENDGDVAADFDVTLEGGETYTAFAAGYLTPDDEPAMTPFDLLVTTPSGRGAAPEPEPGDGQLRVAHMSPNAPNVDVYLNDEVALEDVPFGAVSQYLSVPATEHTVTITPTGSPDTEVFNGSVTVAADTAYTVAATGEVGDDADEPFAPLLLEDDTSDVADDEARLTVVHASPDAPAVDVTAGDGDVVLFDGVPFGAGGTTTVDAGEYTVEIRGDTDGNDGDIAAEFDVTLEGGQSYTAFAGGYLTPDDEPAATPFNLLVTTPSGRGAAPEPAPAEGRLRVAHLSPNAPNVDVYLNGDVALGDVPFGAVSTYLSVPAQEHDVTITPAGSPDTEVFSGAVTVAEDTDYTVAATGEIGEDADEPFAPLVLEDDNSDVADDEARLRVVHASPDAPAVDVTAAGGDVVLFDGVPFGGSGYTTVGAGDYTVEIRGDTDTNDGDVAADFDVSLDGGTVYTAFAAGYLTPDDEPADTPFDLLVAQDNSM
- a CDS encoding ArsR/SmtB family transcription factor; translation: MEAVLWQTLAGTRGGPNRVRILSALDDRPRNANRLADDLDLAYNTIRHHLDVLEDNDIVTSADESYGTVYLPSERARRHWETIEDIISQVEQ
- a CDS encoding ribosome assembly factor SBDS, whose protein sequence is MISLDEAVTARLETHGERFEVLVDPDAALSMKRDDFDGDLEDVIAAEDVFENASRGDRPPENALEEVFGTTEPLEIIPEVIQDGEIQITADQRREMQERKHRELVQRITRNAVNPQMDDAPHPPDRIESALEEAGFQIDPMEPVETQVDDALDALRPVIPIRFDEVTVAVQLPPDYAGSGQAKIREFGDLESEEWQSDGSWVGVLTFPAGLQNDFFELANEVSSGEAETRIIKDEDDIKTR
- a CDS encoding oligosaccharyl transferase, archaeosortase A system-associated, which translates into the protein MSVLDEYVSEDSSASRAAEWLFTWGHGLLIAGLFGFMFWVRARTWNRFVVDGKILLSGNDAWYHLRQISYTVSNWPSTMPFDPWTEFPTGTFVGQFGTIMDQLIATAALIVGLGSPSEELIRLVTLFSPVVFGSAIIVPTYYLGKRMGGRLGGIIAAIVLALSSGVLLQRSLVGIADHQVAEALFQAVAVLGIVIAVRVAQEEKPVYELFAERNWGALRRPLGWGAVGGVGLALYLWLWPPAILLIGVLGVYVTIQLPIVYLRGESPEHVGIVTATIFAVAGVLSLLSIQAVNFNMVQLSLAQPGLSFAGAAWSLGLAWLAREWDRRELSAWQYPATVFGGLGVGVVLFVLVLPDLFWYFFDQILRFVGFAFNPHSDSAGTVAEVTPLPGGIDSLLRYYGAVPLIAGAGVGISVIHQYFSDELKPELLFVGVWFVFMLAATLTQSRFAVYFPVPAATLSALVVTWLFQRLRSVSESSDLETYQVLTILGVVTGLVLPMVLASPTVLETSGQNNPGGVAGWESSLDWMNENTPAVGNYGGAGNADELDFYGTYERTDDFEYPDGAYGVISWWDYGHWITQEAERIPVANPFQGNAEEAAAFLMATNESQAGDALEIVSENESDATTQYAMVDWKMATANGGFQSYRWGKFGAPSAFLDNVSASTYYRVIRGQAQAGDSRPSVLQQWYTVQKQAFYESMAVRLYRYHGSAASTTDVPGINTRGRIPVVDWEQTQLLNRRTGETELANVPARNQNGTAQALRWFNSREEAEAYVAEDGTAQIGGLGKIPSEPVSALKHYRLVQVSEQNQGSVVASQPGLGLLVQRNLQNEQVQYQTGVNWRTLLSGTLSEPYSAWTKTFERVPGATVEGTGPANTNVTASVEMEMPNANKTFTYRQHAETGEDGEFTMTLPYSTTDYDAVSTEDGYTNVSVRANGSYEFATSPTLETTNETMTQYVYNDTAEVSEEQVIGTDDSVVEADLTKSVMLERDINTTASDSTNETGQNTTDGSDTGGTDDGSTNETGEDTSGSLAPVVASDSSTVRPVTTGT
- a CDS encoding DUF368 domain-containing protein translates to MGAADSVPGVSGGTIAFITGIYERLISAIATLDPRAARHLLRIHRTSGRQALVRRLLAMDVPFLIVLGSGVMTALVLVSRVMHAALNGARALTFAFFFGLIAASAVVLYENVSFGTIGRIGAAVAGFGLAFLVSGVTAGATQSHALPILFVTGAIMITAMILPGISGAFMLLLLGQYDHLTTVLKRFVDSLLGLVTGDASFGLVVDLGTTVVVVGIGAMVGLLSFARVIRWALANYRAATLTFLVSLMVGALRLPVEEVLDNTAAWGPTTTGLTVLAAGVGAGAVLVLDHYTGSLSY
- a CDS encoding glycosyltransferase family 4 protein — protein: MRVLNYLELERYLGPSGIRTAASQQRAALETTDVDVVTSPWDGRNPATAAATNLGNGSLWADFDVVHANLIGPGTIAVAKHARRHDIPLILHAHVTREDFQESFRGSNLVSKPLGWYLRWFYSQADLVLCPSEYTRRVLESYPVSAPIRPMTNGVDLASLEGYGKFRASAREKHDLDGVVVFAVGQVFERKGLSTFCRVAQQTPYDFAWFGPYSTSPLASKTVKRWTEDPPENVTFTGWVDDIREAYGAGDIYLFPTKTENQGIAVLEAMAAEKAVVIRDIPVFEEFFTDGEDCLKAETDAEFREAVERLAEDPELRERLGENARETAEEHSLDRVGEELVSVYEALLDGRDPIED
- a CDS encoding HEWD family protein; its protein translation is MIQIVPPNERECERCGRLEVWDDDRGVWTGRDDGQPGSPHCLHEWDINGAYNPVEE
- a CDS encoding DUF5793 family protein → MKREHFSLTAVRAGEKPDAPDVPTLRITHSGAAAPLRDRLTDDDGATLEGDAVDVAFRKREQETGVLSIADRLTGAFICELEADIADVKRVVDAAEATDDRYRIELVVGDERIRFEKQTLLVYDDTGQLRRSCSLIPGSVEL